A single window of Ornithorhynchus anatinus isolate Pmale09 chromosome 3, mOrnAna1.pri.v4, whole genome shotgun sequence DNA harbors:
- the HNRNPH3 gene encoding heterogeneous nuclear ribonucleoprotein H3 isoform X5 produces the protein MLGQRPGPYDRPLGGRGGYYGAGRGSYGGFDDYGGYNNYGYGNDGFDDRMRDGRGMGGHGYGGAGDASSGFHGGHFVHMRGLPFRATENDIANFFSPLNPIRVHIDIGADGRATGEADVEFVTHEDAVAAMSKDKNNMQHRYIELFLNSTAGGGSGMGGSGMGGYGRDGMDNQGGYGSVGRMGMSSSYSGGYGTPDGLGGYGRGGGGSGGYYGQGGMSGGGWRGMY, from the exons ATGCTGGGACAGCGACCAGGACCATATGATAGACCattaggaggaagagggggttaTTATGGAGCTGGGCGTGGAA GTTATGGTGGTTTTGATGACTATGGaggctataataattatggctatgGAAATGATGGATTTGATGACAgaatgagagatgggagag GTATGGGCGGCCATGGCTACGGTGGAGCCGGTGATGCAAGTTCGGGTTTTCACGGGGGCCATTTTGTCCATATGAGAGGGCTGCCGTTTCGAGCAACTGAAAATGATATTGCTAAC TTCTTCTCACCACTGAACCCTATAAGAGTTCATATTGATATTGGAGCAGATGGCAGAGCAACAGGAGAAGCAGATGTGGAATTTGTGACACATGAAGATGCAGTGGCTGCCATGTCGAAAGATAAAAATAACATGC AACACAGATACATCGAACTGTTCCTGAACTCCACTGCCGGAGGAGGTTCCGGGATGGGAGGCTCTGGAATGGGAGGCTACGGCCGAGATGGAATGG ATAATCAGGGAGGTTACGGATCGGTCGGCCGGATGGGGATGAGCAGCAGTTACAGTGGAGGATACGGTACTCCCGACGGCCTGGGTGGTTACG GTCGTGGAGGAGGTGGCAGTGGAGGCTACTATGGGCAAGGGGGTatgagtggaggtggatggcgtGGGATGTACTGA
- the HNRNPH3 gene encoding heterogeneous nuclear ribonucleoprotein H3 isoform X2 — protein MDWVMKHNGPNDTASDGTVRLRGLPFGCSKEEIVQFFTGLEIVPNGITLTMDYQGRSTGEAFVQFASKEIAENALGKHKERIGHRYIEIFKSSRSEIKGFYDPPRRMLGQRPGPYDRPLGGRGGYYGAGRGSYGGFDDYGGYNNYGYGNDGFDDRMRDGRGMGGHGYGGAGDASSGFHGGHFVHMRGLPFRATENDIANFFSPLNPIRVHIDIGADGRATGEADVEFVTHEDAVAAMSKDKNNMQHRYIELFLNSTAGGGSGMGGSGMGGYGRDGMDNQGGYGSVGRMGMSSSYSGGYGTPDGLGGYGRGGGGSGGYYGQGGMSGGGWRGMY, from the exons ATGGATTGGGTTATGAAACATAATGGTCCAAATGATACAGCTAGTGATGGAACAGTACGACTTCGTGGACTGCCATTTGGTTGCAGCAAAGAGGAAATTGTTCAGTTCTTTACAG GGTTGGAAATCGTGCCAAATGGGATAACATTGACGATGGACTACCAGGGGAGAAGCACAGGGGAGGCCTTCGTGCAGTTTGCTTCAAAGGAGATAGCAGAAAATGCTCTGGGGAAACACAAGGAAAGAATAGGGCACAG GTATATTGAGATCTTCAAGAGTAGCAGGAGCGAAATCAAGGGATTTTATGATCCACCGCGAAGAATGCTGGGACAGCGACCAGGACCATATGATAGACCattaggaggaagagggggttaTTATGGAGCTGGGCGTGGAA GTTATGGTGGTTTTGATGACTATGGaggctataataattatggctatgGAAATGATGGATTTGATGACAgaatgagagatgggagag GTATGGGCGGCCATGGCTACGGTGGAGCCGGTGATGCAAGTTCGGGTTTTCACGGGGGCCATTTTGTCCATATGAGAGGGCTGCCGTTTCGAGCAACTGAAAATGATATTGCTAAC TTCTTCTCACCACTGAACCCTATAAGAGTTCATATTGATATTGGAGCAGATGGCAGAGCAACAGGAGAAGCAGATGTGGAATTTGTGACACATGAAGATGCAGTGGCTGCCATGTCGAAAGATAAAAATAACATGC AACACAGATACATCGAACTGTTCCTGAACTCCACTGCCGGAGGAGGTTCCGGGATGGGAGGCTCTGGAATGGGAGGCTACGGCCGAGATGGAATGG ATAATCAGGGAGGTTACGGATCGGTCGGCCGGATGGGGATGAGCAGCAGTTACAGTGGAGGATACGGTACTCCCGACGGCCTGGGTGGTTACG GTCGTGGAGGAGGTGGCAGTGGAGGCTACTATGGGCAAGGGGGTatgagtggaggtggatggcgtGGGATGTACTGA
- the HNRNPH3 gene encoding heterogeneous nuclear ribonucleoprotein H3 isoform X3, translating to MDWVMKHNGPNDTASDGTVRLRGLPFGCSKEEIVQFFTGLEIVPNGITLTMDYQGRSTGEAFVQFASKEIAENALGKHKERIGHRYIEIFKSSRSEIKGFYDPPRRMLGQRPGPYDRPLGGRGGYYGAGRGSMGGHGYGGAGDASSGFHGGHFVHMRGLPFRATENDIANFFSPLNPIRVHIDIGADGRATGEADVEFVTHEDAVAAMSKDKNNMQHRYIELFLNSTAGGGSGMGGSGMGGYGRDGMDNQGGYGSVGRMGMSSSYSGGYGTPDGLGGYGRGGGGSGGYYGQGGMSGGGWRGMY from the exons ATGGATTGGGTTATGAAACATAATGGTCCAAATGATACAGCTAGTGATGGAACAGTACGACTTCGTGGACTGCCATTTGGTTGCAGCAAAGAGGAAATTGTTCAGTTCTTTACAG GGTTGGAAATCGTGCCAAATGGGATAACATTGACGATGGACTACCAGGGGAGAAGCACAGGGGAGGCCTTCGTGCAGTTTGCTTCAAAGGAGATAGCAGAAAATGCTCTGGGGAAACACAAGGAAAGAATAGGGCACAG GTATATTGAGATCTTCAAGAGTAGCAGGAGCGAAATCAAGGGATTTTATGATCCACCGCGAAGAATGCTGGGACAGCGACCAGGACCATATGATAGACCattaggaggaagagggggttaTTATGGAGCTGGGCGTGGAA GTATGGGCGGCCATGGCTACGGTGGAGCCGGTGATGCAAGTTCGGGTTTTCACGGGGGCCATTTTGTCCATATGAGAGGGCTGCCGTTTCGAGCAACTGAAAATGATATTGCTAAC TTCTTCTCACCACTGAACCCTATAAGAGTTCATATTGATATTGGAGCAGATGGCAGAGCAACAGGAGAAGCAGATGTGGAATTTGTGACACATGAAGATGCAGTGGCTGCCATGTCGAAAGATAAAAATAACATGC AACACAGATACATCGAACTGTTCCTGAACTCCACTGCCGGAGGAGGTTCCGGGATGGGAGGCTCTGGAATGGGAGGCTACGGCCGAGATGGAATGG ATAATCAGGGAGGTTACGGATCGGTCGGCCGGATGGGGATGAGCAGCAGTTACAGTGGAGGATACGGTACTCCCGACGGCCTGGGTGGTTACG GTCGTGGAGGAGGTGGCAGTGGAGGCTACTATGGGCAAGGGGGTatgagtggaggtggatggcgtGGGATGTACTGA
- the HNRNPH3 gene encoding heterogeneous nuclear ribonucleoprotein H3 isoform X4, translating to MLGQRPGPYDRPLGGRGGYYGAGRGSMYDRMRRGGDGYDGGYGGFDDYGGYNNYGYGNDGFDDRMRDGRGMGGHGYGGAGDASSGFHGGHFVHMRGLPFRATENDIANFFSPLNPIRVHIDIGADGRATGEADVEFVTHEDAVAAMSKDKNNMQHRYIELFLNSTAGGGSGMGGSGMGGYGRDGMDNQGGYGSVGRMGMSSSYSGGYGTPDGLGGYGRGGGGSGGYYGQGGMSGGGWRGMY from the exons ATGCTGGGACAGCGACCAGGACCATATGATAGACCattaggaggaagagggggttaTTATGGAGCTGGGCGTGGAAGTATGTATGACAGAATGCGACGAGGAGGTGATGGATATGACGGTG GTTATGGTGGTTTTGATGACTATGGaggctataataattatggctatgGAAATGATGGATTTGATGACAgaatgagagatgggagag GTATGGGCGGCCATGGCTACGGTGGAGCCGGTGATGCAAGTTCGGGTTTTCACGGGGGCCATTTTGTCCATATGAGAGGGCTGCCGTTTCGAGCAACTGAAAATGATATTGCTAAC TTCTTCTCACCACTGAACCCTATAAGAGTTCATATTGATATTGGAGCAGATGGCAGAGCAACAGGAGAAGCAGATGTGGAATTTGTGACACATGAAGATGCAGTGGCTGCCATGTCGAAAGATAAAAATAACATGC AACACAGATACATCGAACTGTTCCTGAACTCCACTGCCGGAGGAGGTTCCGGGATGGGAGGCTCTGGAATGGGAGGCTACGGCCGAGATGGAATGG ATAATCAGGGAGGTTACGGATCGGTCGGCCGGATGGGGATGAGCAGCAGTTACAGTGGAGGATACGGTACTCCCGACGGCCTGGGTGGTTACG GTCGTGGAGGAGGTGGCAGTGGAGGCTACTATGGGCAAGGGGGTatgagtggaggtggatggcgtGGGATGTACTGA
- the HNRNPH3 gene encoding heterogeneous nuclear ribonucleoprotein H3 isoform X1 has product MDWVMKHNGPNDTASDGTVRLRGLPFGCSKEEIVQFFTGLEIVPNGITLTMDYQGRSTGEAFVQFASKEIAENALGKHKERIGHRYIEIFKSSRSEIKGFYDPPRRMLGQRPGPYDRPLGGRGGYYGAGRGSMYDRMRRGGDGYDGGYGGFDDYGGYNNYGYGNDGFDDRMRDGRGMGGHGYGGAGDASSGFHGGHFVHMRGLPFRATENDIANFFSPLNPIRVHIDIGADGRATGEADVEFVTHEDAVAAMSKDKNNMQHRYIELFLNSTAGGGSGMGGSGMGGYGRDGMDNQGGYGSVGRMGMSSSYSGGYGTPDGLGGYGRGGGGSGGYYGQGGMSGGGWRGMY; this is encoded by the exons ATGGATTGGGTTATGAAACATAATGGTCCAAATGATACAGCTAGTGATGGAACAGTACGACTTCGTGGACTGCCATTTGGTTGCAGCAAAGAGGAAATTGTTCAGTTCTTTACAG GGTTGGAAATCGTGCCAAATGGGATAACATTGACGATGGACTACCAGGGGAGAAGCACAGGGGAGGCCTTCGTGCAGTTTGCTTCAAAGGAGATAGCAGAAAATGCTCTGGGGAAACACAAGGAAAGAATAGGGCACAG GTATATTGAGATCTTCAAGAGTAGCAGGAGCGAAATCAAGGGATTTTATGATCCACCGCGAAGAATGCTGGGACAGCGACCAGGACCATATGATAGACCattaggaggaagagggggttaTTATGGAGCTGGGCGTGGAAGTATGTATGACAGAATGCGACGAGGAGGTGATGGATATGACGGTG GTTATGGTGGTTTTGATGACTATGGaggctataataattatggctatgGAAATGATGGATTTGATGACAgaatgagagatgggagag GTATGGGCGGCCATGGCTACGGTGGAGCCGGTGATGCAAGTTCGGGTTTTCACGGGGGCCATTTTGTCCATATGAGAGGGCTGCCGTTTCGAGCAACTGAAAATGATATTGCTAAC TTCTTCTCACCACTGAACCCTATAAGAGTTCATATTGATATTGGAGCAGATGGCAGAGCAACAGGAGAAGCAGATGTGGAATTTGTGACACATGAAGATGCAGTGGCTGCCATGTCGAAAGATAAAAATAACATGC AACACAGATACATCGAACTGTTCCTGAACTCCACTGCCGGAGGAGGTTCCGGGATGGGAGGCTCTGGAATGGGAGGCTACGGCCGAGATGGAATGG ATAATCAGGGAGGTTACGGATCGGTCGGCCGGATGGGGATGAGCAGCAGTTACAGTGGAGGATACGGTACTCCCGACGGCCTGGGTGGTTACG GTCGTGGAGGAGGTGGCAGTGGAGGCTACTATGGGCAAGGGGGTatgagtggaggtggatggcgtGGGATGTACTGA